The window TCATCTATTTCAGAAGCTGGACGCAGCTCTCCTTCAAAATCCGCCGTATAACATGTCATTTTTACTTGCGTACCTTCCGTTTTACCATGAGCTTGAGCTTCAAACGTCCCAAAATGCAAGACGGTTTCTGGCTTTATTCGAACGGATAATTCCTCTTCAATTTCACGTAAAAGAGTTTCGATATCGGTTTCATTAGGTTCCCTTTTTCCTCCAGGTAAATAAGAGGTATCTTTTCCTTTGGAACGAGCGCCTAATATTTGACCATCAACAACGTATATCCATGCAATTTTATCTATTAATGTAGTCATCTAGTACTCCCTAATCTTATTTTTCTGAAATTATAGCATAACGGCATACAAGAGTGTACTCATTGATCAAGGCGCTGCGGTCTGTTGACGATAAGTGAAGGAGCGGGAGATTAGTTTGGAAAAAGGTATTTCAACAAATTAAAACGAAATAGAATATAGTGTAGAAGGGGATGGAAATGGATTAACGAGTGCCATGTCGTATGGCCTAATAAAAGAGGTCAACCAGTAAAAACAGGCTGACCTCATAACACGATATTCTATGCTTTGATTTTGGACCAGTGTGTTGGTCGAGTGAGCGATGGTGACAACTTCGTGTTGCCATCGCCCTTCGCCGCGTTGAGTTGGGCTTGGGTGAGAAAGATACTATCGGTGAGATTGGCGCCGCTAAGGTCAGCGTCCCGGAAATCAGCCCCGATGAGGTCAGCCACTCTCAGGTCGGCACCTTTGAGGTTAGCTGCGATAAGGTAGGCCCCTCTCAAGTTAGCGCCTCTCAGGTCGGCGCCTTTCAGATTGGCCCCGATAAGGTCTGCACCTCGACCGTAGGTCTTCTGATTCCCAGCGAGGTTCTTCAGCTTGCGTAGGGTTTCGGCTCGCACGAGCTCGCTCGTCCGTAGAAGCAGAACATTGACATTGGCTCGGTGTGCTACCACGTCCAGTTCCATAAGAGAGTCGGCACTGAGGTGAGTGAGGCGTTCCGTTTCTTCGAGCGCTAAGCTGAGTTCACCGCGGATAGGACGGGACGGTTGCAATGTTAGTGCTTCGGTCAGATACCAGAGCAGCTCATGGAGTTGACGCATGATCGGGAACACCTCGAACATTTGCTTTGCGGACCCTGGAACTTGACGCCAATCATTTCCGCCGAAGGTGACATGGGAAACCTTTTGCCCCGCGCCGAAGCAGTCATACACCGTACAACCTCGAAAGCCCAGCTGCCTGAGGTTGTTGTGGACGCCGCAGCGGAAGTCCGACTGCAGGTTGGGGCAGGGCTGGCCAGCGTCTTTGTTGATTGCGAAGTCTGACGAAGCTGCGTAGGGCAGTGCGACACAGCACAAGCCGAAGCAATTCTCGCAGTCAGATTGCAGACTGAGAGGATTCTTGCCGTTTAAAGTTTCTGCATATTCGTGATCCTCAGACAATGTTTGGCCTCCTTCCGCTACACCATATTCTCATACTTGTCACGTTTCATCGTCAAGACTATGGGATGGTCATAGAATGTTATTTTATGTATGAAAAATGAATATTTCTACAATTCTATTATAGTATTACTGAATATTTTTTCTGTCAATCCTTGCCTGTGACTAGGAGTTAAAACGAAGGAGTAGATAACTATCCGCAATAATTGGTTCGTTAATAATTATGATAGATTAATGAAACCCTTGGAGACTAAAAGATTTATAGATATCCGCTCCGAGTTAATTAACAAAGCAAAGGGAGAAGTTTTGGAAATCGGAAGCGGAACAGGAATTAATTTCAGCTTCTATAAGGACGTATCTGTAACAGCAATTGAACCGAATCCAGTTCTAAGGAAGGCCTCGTATGAGCGAGCTTACGAAGCTAAAATGCCTATCCATGTAATTGAAGGTAATGCTGAACAATTGCCATTTGCAGATCATTCATTTGATACTGTGGTTGGGACTCTAGTTTTATGTACGATACCAAATCCAGTAAAAGCGATTAGAGAAATTAGTAGAGTGTGTAAACCTACTGGAACAATTTTATTATTTGAGCATATCCGACATGAAAATAGCCTATTGGGAAAGATACAAGATCTCCTGACACCGATATGGAAGAGAGCTTGTGATGGGTGTCATTTGAATAGAGATACAATTCACTTACTGAGACAAGAAGAGTTAGAAATAATTGACATAAAAAAACATGTAGGAAACATTTTCATAACTGTTGAAGCTAGAAAAAAACAGAAGTGAGTATCCGTGGATTCTGTGTAACCATGTTAATTGATTCATAATATTAATTTATTTTTTGGAAATCCCAACTTTAATAAAGGGTTTTTTCCATTAGAGACGAATAAGCTACAATCACTTGTTTGAGATAAGGGGATGTTTACTCTTGATATTGAAAGAACATCTAATCGATTCCTTTATGAATTTAACCTCAGACGGAATTGTTATCGTTGATGTGAATGGAAAAGTGTTAGAGGTAAATAAGAAGTTTGAAGAATTACATGGCTGGACAAGAGAAGAAGTAATCGGGAAAATATTGCCGATGACTCCTGATAAATATAAGGAAGATGCTCTTCGGCTATATCAGTCCTTAATAGATGGGGGTCAAAGCTCGGATTTCGAAGCGTTAAAACTAAGAAAAGATGGTTCAACCTTTTATGCAAATGTGACGGTCTCACCAATGAAAGATAACGAAGGAGTTGTTATTGGGTTTATTGGTGTGGAAAGGGATATTAGTGAAAAGAAAAGAGCGGATGAGGAGCTTTTAGAAAGAGAAAAACAATTTCGAAGGTTGATTAAACTTAATCCAGAACCCATTGCTCTGCATAACGATGGTTTCATCCAGTTTGTGAATGATGCCTGTTGTAAGCTGTTTGGTGGCGTTTCTTCAGATGACTTTAAGGGAAAACCAGTATATGATTTTTTCTGTATAAGTGCCAAGGAATTCATTCAAGAGCGGCTTCAGTATGTGATGCAGTCTGATTCTTATACGGAGTTTATGGAGATAAAGCTGCGGAAATTAGATGGAACTTTTTTTGATGCTGAAATATCCTCCATTTATGTCCACAAAAACATGGGGGTTCCTGTCATACAGACCGTGATTCGTGATCTCACGGAGCGCAAAAAGTCTGAAGAAGCCATTATTAGATCAGAAAAACTGTCGCTCATCGGTCAATTGGCAGCTGGGATTGCACATGATATACGTAATCCTTTAACCTCCTTGAAAGGTTTTGTGAAATTACTAAAGGCCAAAAATACAGACTACGTGGATGTCATGTTGGAAGAATTAGAACATATTAACTATGTTGTTAATGAATTTATGACTCTGGCTAAACCACATCTGAATTGTTACATGGAGAGTACATCCCTAGGACTTGTCAAAAGTGTGGTTGGTTTTCTGCAGCCTCATGCTCATCTCTATAACGTTCAAATACATATTGACATGGATCCAGACATACCAGCCATTTATTGTAACCCTGATCAAATCAAGCAGGTTTTAATAAATATTTTAAAGAATGCAATTGAATCTATGCCGAATGGGGGATTAATTCAAATTGCTATCCGAAATCCAATCAATCAAGGTGTGATGATCCGCATCGAAGATCAAGGTGTAGGCATTTCTGGAGAGAGATTATCCCAGCTAGGGGAGCCTTTTTATACGACAAAAGTGAATGGTACAGGTTTAGGGCTTATGGTTTGCAAACGAATAATCGAGGGACATGGAGGCAAATTGTTAATTCAAAGTAAAATTAATCAGGGTACTGCCGTGGAAATCGAATTGCCTTTTAATAAATAGAGCTAGAACTAAAAACCGACTCTCCCGCATAAGCTGCGTAAAGAGCCGGTTTTATTATTCCTGTGTCATCGTGGCAAACACTTTAAGCTTTAGACTGGGCAGCTTCCTCTGCCTGTTCTGCAGCTGGTTCAACCACCTCGTCAAGCTTCTGCATGCCAAGTATCGTGACCAGAATAGTTTCTGGATCACTTAAGACTTCAACATGCTTGGGAACTTTAAGATCAGCGATGGTTATATGTTCGCCGATATTGAGCTTACTAATATCAATGGCGAGATGTTCCGGCAGCTTGTTCGGCATACAGCGGATCATGACCTCATGAGTTTCTATTTGGAGAATGCCGCCTTCCTTGGTGCCCTTAGCTTCCCCCGTGAAATGGACGGCAATCGATGTATCAAGCTGTTCTTTCATATTAATTTGAAGAAAATCAATATGCAGTAATTGACCCGTCAAGCAATCCTTCTGGACTTGATGGACGATTACCGGGTGTTTGGTTTTGGACGGCAGGGTAACATGAAGGATGGCATGAGGATTGCGTTTCAGTGATGCGCGGATTTCTTTTTCCGGGACAGTAACATGTTCGGAATCCATACGTGAGCTGTACACCACAGCAGGAATATGCCCCTCAGCTCGCAGCTTCTTTACAGGACCTGATCTTTCGGATAGTAAAATCGTTGTAGACATGTGTTGCACCTCCGTTGCATTTGTAGAGCGGCTTTCAGCCCTAATAGTCATTTACCCGATAAATGGTGCATTGAAACAGGGTGGAGTTAGGAAAATTTTTCGTTTTGGGCTTCTTTATCTCTTCATATGATAGTAAAATAGAGGACAAGAGGAGGATTGATAAATGATGAGTGCACTGAAGAGTTTCACTGATTCAGATCAACAAATTTCGTTAGAGTTAAGAGATGATCATTTAACTGTGCTTCGTTTCTACGGTGAAACATCCATTTACCCTTTCAAAAGTATTTCTCTTGCCTCTGAGCCTATTCCAGAATATCCACTTAATCGTGTGGCGTTAACGGTTATTGATTTCAACACTGGTGTAACCGATTTCAAATTTTCTTCTAGTAAAAATGATTTTGAGATATTCGTCCAAAAGCTGATCGAAATCCATAGTGAATTTATTCCGAACCACTAGTTTATTTGGTAATAGTTGAATCTACCAAGGACAGACGTTCCCAATCGTTCTGTCCTTTTTGTATTTGCTTTTGCAAGCATATTATTGTTCCTTTTTCGCTCAAAAAAGAGGGGGTTTGTCGTAATTTGTAGAATATATACTTCTGAACGTGATACATAGTCTCAACCAAAGAGAGGGCTCGCCACATGCAATGGATTCGGAACGCTAAAATAAATTACAAGCTGATCTTTATGATTGTACTGCCAATGTTGGGATTGTTATATTTCTCCTCCAATGCCATTTATGAAAAAGTAAAAGAGCTGTCAGAACTGAACAGGCTGCAGACACTGGTTACTACGGAAATCTACATCAATGATCTAATTCATGAAATTCAGAAGGAGCGGAGCCTTTTATCAGGTTACTTTGAAGATAAAACGGTTACGCGTCAACTAGTCGATCAACGTAAGTTTACCGAAGATAAGACAAGTGCTTTTCGTGAGCAATTAAGATCATTGAACACATCCGTTTTGGGTGATAAGTTTAAGCAAAATGCAAATAATGCGGTAAGCAAGCTAGACCAAATGGTGATTCTTAGAACACAACTTGATCAGGGGAAAGCCAATGAGAATGAAACACTCTCTTTTTATATGGAAACGATAAACAGTCTCTTTGATATGATGCAAAACACAAACGAAATAAGCTCGAATAAACAAATTTCAAACATGGTTAATTCCTATATTCTGTTTTCCAAAAGTAAGTTTGCCGTAAGTAGGGAGCGCTCCTTATTATTTCATGTTTTTTCCTTGAATCGTGCGGATTTAAATGATTTTGAACAGATCGGTGTGTTAGAGAACGAACAATTGCTTTATTATAAGGAATCCAAATTACTCGCATCAGAGGCAGCGCAACAACTCTACCAGGAGACGGTGAAAGGACAAGCCATTAACGAAGTTGACCGTCTCATTCGGCTAGTTCTGCAAACGGAACCTGGGAAAGCGCTCGGAGTAGACTCACAGCAATGGTACAACGTAGCAACACAAGAAGTGGATCTTCTTAAAGAGGTTGAGGATGGACTTTCGACAGAATTAATTCAAAGCATGGAAATCATCAAAAAGAGTACCACGCAATCCTTGATTGGAGTAGCCATTTTTAACGTCATTATTCTAATCCTCTCATTTTTGGTAATCGTTTTGATTTCGAGAATGCTTTTATCTCAAATCCGGCTGCTTAAGAGATCGACAGAGCTCATTCTGACCGGAGTCACCGATATTCATCTGGATGTTCAATCGAAGGATGAATTTGGCGAGCTGATGGAAGCTTTCAATCAGATGGTTGCTAGCTTTAAAGAGGTCATAACTCAGGCAGATCGCATTTCATTAGGTGAATATGAGCAGACGATTGTTCCTCGTTCAGATCGAGATCAGCTGAGTGTGGCATTAATTCGAATGCTGACCTCTTTAAAAGAAACAACCGCTGAAAATGAGCGGCAATTCTGGTTGAAAACACAGTTAGCTCGTTTGACGGGGCTTGCACAAGGTGTTACAAGTGTACAGCAGCTAGTGGGCATGCTTATATCAGAAATATCGCGTCTTGTCGGAGCAGGTCAAGGCATTATCTATTTGAAAGAGATGCAATCCAGTGAGAATCAATCCAATGAATATGTCATGCTCGGCAGCTATGCCTTTAAAGAAAGAAAGAACGTAGCCAATCGGGTTCGACCTGGTGAAGGTCTAGTAGGTCAATGTATTCTTGAGAAAAAGCCTATCTTGCTATCGAATGTGCCAGGCGATTATATACACATACAATCAGGTCTCGGGGAATCGAAACCTTTCCAAATCGTCGTTCTTCCTATCCTCTTCGAGGAGGACGTGTTGGCCGTTATAGAGCTGGCCTCTTTTAAACCATTTACAGGCATAGAGCACGAATTATTGGAACAACTATCCGATACACTAGGCGTTGTCATTCAAGCCGCTAACAGCCGTCAGAAGACGGAAGCTTTATTGCGTGAATCCCAATTGTTAACGGAAGAACTTCAAACACAACAGGAAGAACTGCGCACAGCCAATGAAGAATTGGAAGAACAGACGCTGATGCTGAAGCAATCCGAAGAAAAGATGCGAATCCAAAGTGAGGAACTTCAGGCAATTAATGAAGAACTTGAAGAAAAAACGAACTATTTGGAAGTGCAAAAAGCCGACATCGAAAAGCAAAATGCCTTTATTCAATTATCAAAGCAGGATTTAGAAGAAAAAGCGAAGGAATTGGAGCTAGCGAGTCAGTACAAATCGGAGTTTTTGGCCAATATGTCGCATGAACTCCGGACGCCACTTAACAGCTTGCTGATTTTATCTAAATCATTATCCTCTAATGAAGATGGTAATTTAAATGAAGATCAAATTGAGTCGGCTAAGATTATCCATAGTGGCGGCTTGGATTTATTGACTTTAATTAACGACATTTTGGATTTATCCAAAGTGGAAGCGGGTAAATTGGACATCCAAATGGAAGAAGTGAGGCTGGACGATTTACTTCAGTCCATCCGTTACCAATTTAATCCAGTAGCCAAACAAAAGGGCCTTTCGTTTATTTTAAAAATGGACGATCAAATTCCGGAAATCGTGACGACAGATGGTCAGCGTACCGAACAAATCCTGAAAAACCTTTTATCCAATGCATTTAAGTTTACGGCTTCCGGTAGCGTTACGGTTGAGATCGCGCGTGCCGGAAAAGGAACGGCTTACCAAAATAAATATCTGGAAGAAAATGGGGCTTTAGCTTTAACTGTAACCGATACGGGAATTGGTATTCCTGCTAGTAAACAGCAAGCTATATTCGAAGCTTTTCAGCAGGCGGATGGTACGACGAGTCGCAAATATGGAGGAACGGGCCTTGGTTTAACCATTTCTAGAGAGTTGGCTAAGCTATTGGGTGGCGAAATTCATATGCGAAGTACCGAAGGGAAAGGCAGCAGCTTTACGCTTTATCTCCCGCTCGGAAGAGCAGCTAATACTGAAATCTCAGAGCCAAAAAGTACGTCGATAAAAGCTGAAGTTGCAGAATCGGTCGATTCTCTACAGTTTTTAAGTGAATCTTTGATTGCAAGCACCATTGAAGATCATCTTCAAGTGGCTCAGGCGGCAAAAACGTTCTTGCCTGACGATCGCTTGCATCTGAGGAATACTGTGCAGGATAAGATTATTTTGATCGTGGAAGATGATCCGACGTTCGCCAAAATTCTTATGGACATGTCTTACAAAAAGGGGTTCAAGTGCCTTGCTGCAGGAGATGGCTTCAGTGCCCTTCAATTAGCCAAGCAGCATATTCCAAGCGCAATTCTTCTGGATTTGGGGCTTCCTGATATGGATGGCCTGAAGGTCCTTGATCATTTGAAATATCATAATGAAACTCGTCACATACCTGTGCACATCATTTCAGGTCGAGAGAAAAGCTCAGACTCCTTACAGCGCGGGGCTATCGGCTATTTGTCGAAACCAATTCAGGCGGAAGACATTGAAGCTGTTTTTAACAAAATTGAACATAAGCTGCAAGAGCGTATCCAACAGGTCTTAGTGGTGGAAGATGATTTGAATAACCAAAAGGCTATTCATGAACTGCTAAAGCATAAGAAGGTTGACATCCATAGTGTTTCCACGGGTAAAGATGGTCTGCAGCTTATGCGTTCACAACCCTTTGATTGTGTGATTCTGGATTTAACATTGCCAGATATGACAGGCTTTGAACTGCTGCAGCAATTAGTTGTTGATTCAGAAGGCTCCATACCGCCGATCATTATTAATACAGGAAAAGAGCTCACACAGGAAGAGTATAAGGAATTAAACCACTTTACGGACAGCATTGTGATTAAAGGTGCGAATTCACCGGATCGCTTGCTGGATGAGGTTTCTCTCTTCCTTCACAGCGTTCATAAATCGCTTCCACAAGCGCATAAAGAAATGATTCGTATGGTGCGTGATTCCGATGAATCCTTGAAGGGACGTAAAATATTGCTGGTGGATGATGACCTTCGCAACACGTTTGCCTTATCCAAAGTATTAAGGAAACACGGCTTGGATGTCGTGATGGCGGATAATGGGAAGCTGGCTTTGGATAAACTGGAAAGTGAATCCGGGATCGAATTAGTCATTATGGATATTATGATGCCGGTGATGGACGGTTATGAGGCCATAGGTCATATTCGCACCATGCCGAAGTTCCAGTCCCTCCCGATTATCGCCTTAACGGCAAAGGCCATGACGGGTGACCGTGAAAAATGTATAGAGAGGGGAGCCAATGATTATATGACGAAACCAGTAGATACCGATAAATTGTTATCTTTAATCAGGGTTTGGCTCTTACGATAGAAAATGCCAGAAAAACTAGCAGAAAAGATTGAAGTCGATCTCGTACTGGAAGCTATTTATAAGCGGCATGGGTATGATTTCCGTAACTATGCCCGTTCCTCTTTAATGAGAAGATTGCACTATGTCAGGCAGAAATCAAGTCTTAAACGACTGTCTGATATGATTCCATTGGTTCTCTATGATGAAGCGTTTGCCAATCAATTACTGCTGGATATATCGGTAACCGTCACCGAGATGTTTCGTGACCCTGAGTTTTTTGTTGAGCTGCGCAGTCTCGTGATTCCCTTGCTGAAGACATATCCATTTGTGAAAATATGGCATGCCGGTTGTGCGACAGGGGAAGAAGTTTACTCGATGGCTGTTCTACTGGAAGAAGAAGGCTTCTATGATCGTGTGCAGATTTACGCGACTGATATGAATCAAGAGTCACTAACTACTGCGGAAGAAGGCATTTACCCGTTAGAAAGTATCCGGAAATTCACTAAAAATTATCAAAAAAGCGGAGGCAAGTCCTCCTTTTCGGATTACTACCATGCTAAATATCAGATGGGCAAAATGAAGGAAGATTTGAAAAGAAACATCGTGTTCTCGCAGCATAATTTGGCAACGGATAACGCCTTTGGTGAAATGCATCTCATCATTTGTAGGAATGTGCTCATTTACTTTGATAAGCAATTGCAAAATCAAGTCTATCAGCTTTTTAATCAAAGTCTTGTGCCACGCGGTTTCCTGTGCCTTGGCAGTAAGGAATCTATCGAATTTTCAGATATCCAGTCTCAGTATGAAGCACTCTCCTCTAAGTGGAGAATTTTTAGAAAGCAGCTGCCATTATAAGGAAGGTTATAGCGAAGGAGTGAGTCCATGCGCCCATTGGAAGCCGTTGTTATAGGGGTATCGGCAGGCGGGCTTAAGGCACTCTCACGTCTGTTATCCTATCTCCCGTCTGACTACAGCTTACCGATTATCATCGTACAGCATATTTTGGATAGCAGTGACAGCTATTTAGCTGAATATTTAAATACGAAAGTTGCTATACATGTCAAAGAAGCGATAGATAAAGAGACCATTCGACCTCATCACGTTTATCTCGCTCCACCTGGTTATCATTTGCTCATTGAAGATGATCGCTCGTTAAGCCTATCCATTGATCCAAAAGTCAATTATTCTCGGCCTTCGATTGACGTTTTGTTTGATAGTGCTGCGTTTGCCTTCCAAGAGGGGTGTATAGGTGTTGTCTTAACGGGAGCAAACCGAGATGGCAGCGCTGGACTCAGGACGATCAAGGAAAGTGGTGGCGTAACGATTGTACAGGACCCTGAAACGGCGGAGTTCCCTGTCATGCCACAAGCAGCAATTGACACTGTAAAGGTTGATTATATTTTGTCCTTAGAAGATATAGGAAAGTTTCTGAGACAATGAATAGGATCTCGAACGAATCCATCATTCTAAGAATTAGGAGGGCCTATATGGATACTCAGAAAAATAGGCATCAGGCGCCGAAAATTTTAGTCGTTGATGATCGAAAAGAAAATTTATTCGCTATGCAGAAAATTCTTCAAGTGCTCCATTGTGATGTGTCTGTTGTCCAATCAGGCAACGAAGCCTTATCATATACCTTGCGCCATGACTTTGCGCTTATTCTACTTGATGTGAATATGCCGGAAATGGATGGTTTTGAGCTTGCGGAACTGCTGCGAAGTAACGAGGAAACGAAGCGTATTCCGATCATATTTGTAACAGCCAGTAATAAAGAGGATCAGAGCGTATTCAAAGGATATGAGAGCGGTGCTGTAGATTACTTGTTCAAGCCTGTCAATGCCGATATTCTGCTCAGCAAAGTGAAAATATTTCTTGAACTCAATCGAAGAAATAAAGAGTTGGAGGCCATTCAATCGGAGCTTGAGCGCAGTAACGAGAGCTTAAGGGAGTTCGCACAGGTCGTTTCGCATGATTTGAAAAATCCGTTGAATGTGATTACAGGGTTGAGCGAGCTTCTCATAGCTAGACATAGTGCGGATATGACGCCAAAAGGTAAAGAATATATGAACCAAATCTCAGCGACCGCTGAGCGGATGAACCACTTGATCACCGATTTACTCTCGTATGCCCAGTTAAACGCGAAATCGGTTACTTTTGGAAATGTAGACTTGAATGAAGTCCTGATGAATGTGATCTCGGACCTAAGCAGCACAATCGAGCAAAATGAGGGCCGGATCATCAAGCAAGACAGGCTTCCAATTATTCAAGCGGATGCAACGCAAATGTATCAGCTATTTCAGAATATTATCGCAAACGGGCTGAAGTATCGTAGGAAGGTACAATCGCCGATTATTCAGATTTCCTTATTGGAAGGAAATGAACCGGATACCTTTGTCATTCAAATTCAAGATAATGGCATTGGTATGAAAAAAGAGGACATCCCGTCTATCTTTACTCCCTTCAAACGGCTGGACAATGCCAAGGCTTACGAGGGTACCGGTCTAGGGCTTGCCACAGTGCAGAAAATCATTGAGAGACACGATGGCCTCATGGAAGTGGAAAGTATGATCGGTGAAGGCACAACTTTTCGTGTTTATCTGCCAATATCTCATGGTTTGTAGAATAAGGCAACCGATTATGAGAAACCGCCGCGGCGGTTTTTTTGTTTTTTGGTTGACGTTTAGCCCGAATGATGTTTCTTCTTCATATAGGTCTCGATAATATCGAGAAGGGACTTATTTTTGATCGGTTTGCTCAAATAATCATCAATGCCTGCAGCAAGGCTGCTTTCGCGATCCTCTTTTAAGGCATTCGCAGTTACAGCGACGATCATGGGACATCGTTCTGGCGGGAGCGATTGTTTAATCATTGCGGTTGCATCTAACCCGTTAATGATCGGCATTTGGAGATCCATAAATATAATATCAAAATGGTCTCTTAAGGCAGTCTTCACCACTTCTTCCCCGTTAGCAACAGCTGTAATAATATGTCCCTGCTTCTCCAGCATTTTAATTAAAACGAATTGATTAATGACATTGTCCTCGGCGATAAGTATGTGCAGGGAAGCATGCGCGATACCTTCATTCGTATTAGCCTGATAGTCATCTGAATAATGATCTTCTTTGAGACAAAGGGTGAAGATGATTGTAGTACCTGGGTCGTCGACAGGCTCTATCCAAATATCGCCACCCATTAGTCGGACCAGCTTTTTCGAAATAGCTAAGCCAAGCCCTGTACCCTCATATTTACGTGTCATGACGTGATCAACTTGATTGAAAGGCTCGAAGATATAGCTTCTTTTATCAGCTGGGATACCAATTCCACTATCTTTTACAATAAATTCCAGTTGCATGAGGTCATCTTCTTGTATGCGTCTATTCACATGTACGGAGATTCCACCGAATGGCGTAAACTTGATGGCATTGCCAACCAGATTTATAAGTACCTGCTTCAACCGTTCTGAATCACCTATCAATGAGTGGGGGACCTTGGGATCTACTGTGAAAGTCGTGGATAACTGTTTTTCATCCACTTTCGTCGATAAAATATGAAACGTTTCAGAGATCGTATCGCGTATATCGAAAGGGATTTCATGTAATTCTGTTTTACCGGATTCGATTTTGGAGAAGTCTAAAATGTCATTAATGATACGAAGCAGCGTTTCACCGCTCTTATGAATAATCTCGACGTACTCTTTTTGTTCTTCGTCTAACGATGTCGTTTGCAGTAAAAGGTCTGTCATTCCGATAACGCCATTCATCGGCGTCCGAATTTCATGGCTCATCATTGCCAGAAATTCACTCTTCGCTTTATTCGTATTCTCAGCTGTTTCCTTCTCAATCATCAATTTCTTCTGTTCGGTCATGTCCTTGGCAATGATATAGAACCCAACACTCATTTCGTTCATAATGATGGGAGCAATCGTCGTCAGTACTTCAATAATATGACCATTTATTTGACGAATATGATCAATCTTCTTCTCCATGGAAGCATCGAATAGGGAATCGGTAAGGATTTTTTTCACATTGTTATTGCCAACAAATCTGGAAAAGGGCATTCCTACGAACTCATTGTTGTAGAAGCCTAACAACTCCTGTGCCCGGGTATTGCCATTGACAATCATTCCTTCCAAATCAAGCGAAATGACGGCATCATGCGTATGCATTTTCAGAGGGGTATACCGATCAATGGACTCTTGAAGCATTTGTTCAATGGACTTGAGCTGTGAAATATCCGTCATATGAACGATACCAAACAGAGGGGGTCCGGTTTGAGTATCACAAACGAATGTGAGTTGGACGGATGTCCAGATGATGTCGCC is drawn from Paenibacillus sp. V4I7 and contains these coding sequences:
- a CDS encoding response regulator, which codes for MQWIRNAKINYKLIFMIVLPMLGLLYFSSNAIYEKVKELSELNRLQTLVTTEIYINDLIHEIQKERSLLSGYFEDKTVTRQLVDQRKFTEDKTSAFREQLRSLNTSVLGDKFKQNANNAVSKLDQMVILRTQLDQGKANENETLSFYMETINSLFDMMQNTNEISSNKQISNMVNSYILFSKSKFAVSRERSLLFHVFSLNRADLNDFEQIGVLENEQLLYYKESKLLASEAAQQLYQETVKGQAINEVDRLIRLVLQTEPGKALGVDSQQWYNVATQEVDLLKEVEDGLSTELIQSMEIIKKSTTQSLIGVAIFNVIILILSFLVIVLISRMLLSQIRLLKRSTELILTGVTDIHLDVQSKDEFGELMEAFNQMVASFKEVITQADRISLGEYEQTIVPRSDRDQLSVALIRMLTSLKETTAENERQFWLKTQLARLTGLAQGVTSVQQLVGMLISEISRLVGAGQGIIYLKEMQSSENQSNEYVMLGSYAFKERKNVANRVRPGEGLVGQCILEKKPILLSNVPGDYIHIQSGLGESKPFQIVVLPILFEEDVLAVIELASFKPFTGIEHELLEQLSDTLGVVIQAANSRQKTEALLRESQLLTEELQTQQEELRTANEELEEQTLMLKQSEEKMRIQSEELQAINEELEEKTNYLEVQKADIEKQNAFIQLSKQDLEEKAKELELASQYKSEFLANMSHELRTPLNSLLILSKSLSSNEDGNLNEDQIESAKIIHSGGLDLLTLINDILDLSKVEAGKLDIQMEEVRLDDLLQSIRYQFNPVAKQKGLSFILKMDDQIPEIVTTDGQRTEQILKNLLSNAFKFTASGSVTVEIARAGKGTAYQNKYLEENGALALTVTDTGIGIPASKQQAIFEAFQQADGTTSRKYGGTGLGLTISRELAKLLGGEIHMRSTEGKGSSFTLYLPLGRAANTEISEPKSTSIKAEVAESVDSLQFLSESLIASTIEDHLQVAQAAKTFLPDDRLHLRNTVQDKIILIVEDDPTFAKILMDMSYKKGFKCLAAGDGFSALQLAKQHIPSAILLDLGLPDMDGLKVLDHLKYHNETRHIPVHIISGREKSSDSLQRGAIGYLSKPIQAEDIEAVFNKIEHKLQERIQQVLVVEDDLNNQKAIHELLKHKKVDIHSVSTGKDGLQLMRSQPFDCVILDLTLPDMTGFELLQQLVVDSEGSIPPIIINTGKELTQEEYKELNHFTDSIVIKGANSPDRLLDEVSLFLHSVHKSLPQAHKEMIRMVRDSDESLKGRKILLVDDDLRNTFALSKVLRKHGLDVVMADNGKLALDKLESESGIELVIMDIMMPVMDGYEAIGHIRTMPKFQSLPIIALTAKAMTGDREKCIERGANDYMTKPVDTDKLLSLIRVWLLR
- a CDS encoding protein-glutamate O-methyltransferase CheR encodes the protein MPEKLAEKIEVDLVLEAIYKRHGYDFRNYARSSLMRRLHYVRQKSSLKRLSDMIPLVLYDEAFANQLLLDISVTVTEMFRDPEFFVELRSLVIPLLKTYPFVKIWHAGCATGEEVYSMAVLLEEEGFYDRVQIYATDMNQESLTTAEEGIYPLESIRKFTKNYQKSGGKSSFSDYYHAKYQMGKMKEDLKRNIVFSQHNLATDNAFGEMHLIICRNVLIYFDKQLQNQVYQLFNQSLVPRGFLCLGSKESIEFSDIQSQYEALSSKWRIFRKQLPL
- a CDS encoding chemotaxis protein CheB, which encodes MRPLEAVVIGVSAGGLKALSRLLSYLPSDYSLPIIIVQHILDSSDSYLAEYLNTKVAIHVKEAIDKETIRPHHVYLAPPGYHLLIEDDRSLSLSIDPKVNYSRPSIDVLFDSAAFAFQEGCIGVVLTGANRDGSAGLRTIKESGGVTIVQDPETAEFPVMPQAAIDTVKVDYILSLEDIGKFLRQ
- a CDS encoding response regulator, which gives rise to MDTQKNRHQAPKILVVDDRKENLFAMQKILQVLHCDVSVVQSGNEALSYTLRHDFALILLDVNMPEMDGFELAELLRSNEETKRIPIIFVTASNKEDQSVFKGYESGAVDYLFKPVNADILLSKVKIFLELNRRNKELEAIQSELERSNESLREFAQVVSHDLKNPLNVITGLSELLIARHSADMTPKGKEYMNQISATAERMNHLITDLLSYAQLNAKSVTFGNVDLNEVLMNVISDLSSTIEQNEGRIIKQDRLPIIQADATQMYQLFQNIIANGLKYRRKVQSPIIQISLLEGNEPDTFVIQIQDNGIGMKKEDIPSIFTPFKRLDNAKAYEGTGLGLATVQKIIERHDGLMEVESMIGEGTTFRVYLPISHGL